The Pseudoalteromonas spongiae UST010723-006 genome window below encodes:
- a CDS encoding potassium channel family protein produces the protein MSQRDNFLYLTIALTLLLFGTALCHQFFSSKMQHMMQSCTMFTLVISVWGVDSSNQLFKYKMLFPFVIIAFSWLTLFIDSVMGDNVTLGLMLVFFTFTAIKTAKQVLFSGVVDGNKILGAICLYFMMGIIWAIIYSLIHINFMPAFNNVPSTIKWFALFPEFIYFSFVTLTTLGFGDIAPNIPISRVFVYFEAVVGQLYLTILVASLVGSRLNILHQNHLSMTKKHDNDA, from the coding sequence ATGAGCCAACGAGATAACTTTCTTTATCTAACCATTGCGTTAACTTTGCTACTGTTTGGTACAGCCCTGTGTCACCAATTTTTCAGCAGTAAAATGCAACATATGATGCAATCGTGCACTATGTTTACCTTGGTGATTTCGGTGTGGGGCGTAGATTCAAGCAATCAGTTGTTTAAATATAAGATGTTGTTTCCGTTTGTGATTATCGCATTTTCTTGGCTGACTTTGTTTATTGATAGTGTGATGGGCGATAATGTCACATTGGGCTTAATGCTTGTTTTCTTTACATTTACCGCAATTAAAACGGCAAAGCAGGTACTGTTTTCAGGTGTTGTAGACGGCAACAAAATCCTTGGCGCAATTTGCCTCTATTTTATGATGGGTATTATTTGGGCGATTATTTATAGCCTTATCCATATTAACTTTATGCCAGCGTTTAATAACGTACCTTCGACCATCAAGTGGTTCGCGTTATTTCCAGAGTTTATTTATTTCTCTTTTGTTACGTTAACCACGCTGGGTTTTGGTGATATTGCCCCTAATATTCCAATTTCTAGGGTGTTTGTGTATTTTGAAGCAGTGGTAGGGCAGCTATACCTCACAATATTAGTTGCCAGTTTAGTTGGCTCAAGACTAAATATATTGCACCAAAATCACCTTTCGATGACAAAAAAACACGATAATGACGCTTAG
- a CDS encoding tetratricopeptide repeat protein, with product MKIHFLFCLLLLTPFTAVKAQYTPQFDNECTRAFNDADYINARYKCAELAEDDNAEANFILATLFAKGQGVVKNKQKAFEYLTLADEQGHAEATFNLALTYELGKVVGVDVEKRKRLAFDYYLKAARNGSVNAQRKLASRYSNETSVVYQPEKAAQWLTAAVEQGDNKAKLELGALYMKGEGVPKDQARGLALIKGSADAGYDKAQFIYATLIFKTEPQASIGYYQSAANQGNGFAAHNLASLHFNGEYLAQDKNKAHEYALMALKQGVPQAEMFLINEHSNQSAAAHQASTRSHDALTFEPPQPSQNLSGFVLQFGKYAERENALRVAQQLDCKVVEMAGFYYAINFDFATYAAAKKRAQQLVQTYNIAMPYIRVASDFNFAAKF from the coding sequence ATGAAAATACATTTCCTGTTTTGCTTGCTACTTTTAACGCCATTTACGGCTGTTAAAGCCCAGTACACGCCCCAGTTTGATAATGAATGCACCCGCGCGTTTAACGATGCGGATTATATAAACGCGCGCTATAAATGTGCCGAATTAGCAGAAGATGATAACGCAGAAGCAAATTTTATCTTGGCAACCTTGTTCGCTAAAGGACAAGGGGTCGTTAAAAATAAACAAAAAGCATTCGAATATTTAACTCTTGCCGATGAACAGGGTCACGCGGAGGCAACGTTTAATCTCGCCCTTACGTATGAACTTGGAAAAGTTGTTGGCGTTGATGTTGAAAAGCGTAAACGCCTGGCGTTTGATTATTATTTAAAAGCAGCGCGTAATGGCTCGGTAAACGCGCAGCGTAAATTGGCGAGTCGCTATAGCAATGAGACGAGTGTTGTTTATCAACCGGAGAAAGCAGCCCAGTGGTTAACTGCGGCTGTTGAACAGGGTGATAATAAAGCCAAATTAGAATTAGGCGCGCTTTATATGAAAGGCGAGGGCGTTCCTAAAGATCAGGCTCGGGGTTTGGCACTTATCAAAGGATCTGCTGATGCAGGATATGATAAAGCGCAATTTATTTATGCCACACTGATTTTTAAAACTGAGCCACAAGCAAGCATTGGTTATTACCAAAGTGCCGCCAATCAAGGCAATGGTTTTGCAGCGCATAACTTGGCGTCGTTACACTTTAATGGCGAATACCTAGCGCAAGATAAAAACAAAGCCCATGAATACGCGCTAATGGCCCTTAAGCAAGGTGTACCTCAAGCGGAAATGTTCCTTATTAACGAGCACAGCAATCAATCTGCCGCAGCACATCAAGCCAGCACTCGTTCGCACGATGCATTAACCTTTGAGCCACCACAACCAAGTCAAAATTTAAGTGGGTTTGTTTTACAGTTTGGAAAATATGCAGAACGTGAAAATGCATTAAGAGTGGCGCAACAGCTTGATTGTAAGGTTGTTGAAATGGCAGGTTTTTATTACGCTATTAACTTTGATTTTGCGACATATGCTGCGGCTAAAAAACGCGCTCAGCAGTTAGTGCAAACGTATAATATTGCGATGCCTTATATACGTGTTGCAAGTGACTTTAATTTTGCAGCAAAATTCTAG
- the greA gene encoding transcription elongation factor GreA: MQQTPMTVRGEQLLRDELNELKTVRRPKIVADIAEAREHGDLKENAEYHAAREEQGFCEGRIQEIEAKLSTVQIIDVTKMQNNGKVIFGATVTIVNVDTDEETTYRIVGDDEADIKNNLISFNSPIARGLIGKEIDDAVTIKTPNGAVEYEITEVEYI; this comes from the coding sequence ATGCAACAAACACCAATGACAGTACGTGGTGAACAATTACTGCGTGACGAGTTAAATGAATTAAAAACGGTACGCCGTCCTAAAATTGTCGCTGATATTGCAGAAGCGCGTGAACACGGTGACCTAAAAGAAAATGCTGAATACCACGCAGCGCGTGAAGAGCAAGGTTTTTGTGAAGGCCGTATTCAAGAGATTGAAGCAAAACTATCAACGGTTCAAATTATTGACGTTACTAAAATGCAAAATAACGGCAAAGTGATTTTCGGTGCAACCGTTACTATCGTTAACGTTGATACTGACGAAGAAACGACTTATCGCATCGTTGGTGATGATGAAGCAGACATTAAAAATAATCTGATTTCATTTAACTCACCAATTGCCCGTGGATTAATCGGTAAAGAAATCGATGATGCAGTAACAATCAAAACCCCAAATGGTGCGGTTGAGTACGAAATCACAGAAGTAGAATACATCTAA
- the carB gene encoding carbamoyl-phosphate synthase large subunit: MPKRNDIKSILILGAGPIVIGQACEFDYSGAQACKALREEGYRVILVNSNPATIMTDPEMADATYIEPIHWEVVERIIEKEKPDAVLPTMGGQTALNCALDLDKHGVLAKHGVELIGATADAIDKAENRERFDAAMKAIGLECPRAEIAHSMDEARDTLTRIGFPCIIRPSFTMGGTGGGVAYNMEEFEEICTRGLDLSPTSELLIDESLLGWKEYEMEVVRDKNDNCIIVCSIENFDPMGVHTGDSITVAPAQTLTDKEYQLMRNASMAVLREIGVETGGSNVQFGVNPADGRMVIIEMNPRVSRSSALASKATGFPIAKIAAKLAVGYTLDELQNDITGGATPASFEPSIDYVVTKIPRFNFEKFAGSNDRLTTQMKSVGEVMAIGRNQQESLHKALRGLEVGATGFNPIVALDDPNAKEKIVRELREPGAERIWYVADAMRHGMSVEDVFELTKIDRWYLVQIEDIIKDEAKIVEGGMAGLNKDFLRSLKRKGFADARIAELLGVSEAEVRKKRHTLEVLPVYKRVDTCAAEFSSDTAYMYSSYDEECEANPSDKDKIMVIGGGPNRIGQGIEFDYCCVHAALAMREDGYETIMVNCNPETVSTDYDTSDRLFFEPITLEDVLEIVRVEKPKGVIVQYGGQTPLKLARELEANGVPIIGTSPDAIDRAEDRERFQQMVERLDLLQPENATVTSLEEAVAKSAEIGFPLVVRPSYVLGGRAMEIVYDEDDLRRYMTEAVQASNEAPVLLDRFLDDAIEIDVDAICDGEQVIIGGIMEHIEQAGVHSGDSACSLPAYSLSPEIQDRMRDQVTRMALELGVVGLMNTQFAVKDGEVYLIEVNPRAARTVPFVSKATGVALAKVAARCMAGQSLASQGVTKEIIPPYYSVKEVVLPFAKFPGVDPMRGPEMRSTGEVMGVGDTFADAFAKAQLGAGNVMPRGGRALLSVRNSDKKRIVELARTMRDLGFELDATGGTAKALEDAGIEARRVNKVYEGRPHILDRIKNGEYSYIVNTTEGRQAIEDSKVLRRGALQGKVNYTTTLNAAFANCKAHAADDRSTVSSVQELHKRVN; the protein is encoded by the coding sequence ATGCCAAAACGTAATGACATAAAAAGTATTTTAATTTTAGGTGCAGGTCCGATTGTTATCGGTCAGGCATGTGAATTCGATTATTCAGGCGCACAGGCGTGTAAAGCACTAAGAGAAGAAGGTTACCGCGTAATCTTAGTAAACTCTAACCCTGCTACTATCATGACTGACCCAGAAATGGCTGATGCAACTTACATCGAGCCAATTCACTGGGAAGTAGTTGAGCGCATCATCGAAAAAGAAAAGCCAGATGCAGTACTACCGACTATGGGTGGTCAAACTGCACTTAACTGTGCACTTGATTTAGATAAGCACGGCGTACTTGCAAAGCACGGCGTTGAGCTAATCGGTGCAACTGCAGATGCAATCGACAAAGCAGAAAACCGTGAGCGTTTTGATGCAGCGATGAAGGCGATTGGCCTTGAGTGTCCTCGCGCAGAAATCGCACACTCAATGGATGAAGCACGTGACACGCTAACGCGTATTGGCTTCCCATGTATTATTCGTCCTTCTTTCACTATGGGTGGTACCGGTGGTGGTGTTGCTTACAACATGGAAGAGTTCGAAGAGATCTGTACCCGTGGTCTTGACCTTTCACCTACAAGCGAACTTCTTATTGATGAAAGCTTACTAGGTTGGAAAGAATACGAGATGGAAGTTGTTCGTGACAAAAACGACAACTGTATCATCGTATGTTCTATCGAGAACTTCGACCCTATGGGTGTTCACACAGGTGATTCAATCACGGTAGCTCCAGCACAAACACTAACAGACAAAGAATACCAGCTAATGCGTAACGCATCGATGGCGGTTCTTCGTGAAATCGGTGTTGAAACAGGTGGTTCAAACGTACAGTTTGGTGTAAACCCAGCTGATGGCCGTATGGTTATCATCGAAATGAACCCACGTGTATCACGTTCATCTGCACTTGCATCAAAAGCAACAGGTTTCCCAATTGCAAAAATCGCTGCAAAATTAGCAGTAGGTTACACGCTAGACGAGCTTCAAAACGATATCACGGGTGGCGCAACACCTGCATCGTTCGAGCCGTCAATCGACTACGTTGTAACTAAGATCCCGCGTTTCAACTTCGAAAAATTCGCAGGTTCTAACGACCGTCTAACGACTCAGATGAAGTCTGTTGGTGAAGTTATGGCGATTGGCCGTAACCAACAAGAATCATTACACAAAGCACTTCGCGGCTTAGAAGTTGGCGCAACGGGTTTCAACCCAATCGTTGCGCTTGACGACCCGAACGCGAAAGAAAAAATCGTACGTGAATTACGTGAGCCAGGTGCAGAGCGTATTTGGTACGTTGCTGATGCAATGCGTCATGGTATGAGCGTTGAAGACGTATTCGAACTGACTAAGATTGACCGTTGGTACTTAGTACAAATCGAAGACATCATCAAAGACGAAGCAAAAATCGTTGAAGGCGGCATGGCTGGTCTTAACAAAGACTTCCTACGCAGCTTAAAGCGTAAAGGTTTTGCGGATGCGCGTATTGCTGAACTTCTTGGTGTTAGCGAAGCTGAAGTACGTAAAAAGCGTCACACGCTTGAAGTATTACCAGTTTACAAGCGCGTAGATACCTGTGCGGCAGAATTCAGCTCAGACACAGCTTACATGTATTCATCGTACGATGAAGAGTGTGAAGCGAACCCGTCTGATAAAGATAAGATCATGGTTATCGGCGGTGGCCCTAACCGTATCGGTCAAGGTATTGAATTCGATTACTGTTGTGTACACGCAGCCCTTGCAATGCGTGAAGACGGTTATGAAACGATTATGGTTAACTGTAACCCTGAAACGGTTTCTACTGACTACGACACATCAGATCGTTTATTCTTCGAGCCAATCACGCTAGAAGACGTATTAGAAATCGTACGTGTTGAAAAGCCAAAAGGCGTAATCGTGCAGTACGGTGGTCAAACACCACTTAAGCTTGCTCGTGAACTTGAAGCGAACGGTGTGCCAATCATTGGTACTTCGCCAGATGCAATCGACCGTGCAGAAGACCGTGAGCGCTTCCAACAAATGGTTGAGCGTTTAGACCTACTTCAGCCTGAAAACGCAACAGTGACTTCACTTGAAGAAGCGGTAGCTAAATCTGCTGAAATCGGCTTCCCACTAGTTGTGCGTCCTTCATATGTACTGGGTGGTCGTGCGATGGAAATCGTATACGACGAAGATGATTTACGTCGTTACATGACTGAAGCAGTACAAGCTTCAAATGAAGCGCCAGTATTACTTGACCGCTTCTTAGATGACGCAATCGAAATCGACGTAGATGCTATCTGTGACGGTGAGCAAGTGATCATCGGTGGTATCATGGAACACATCGAACAAGCAGGTGTTCACTCAGGTGACTCAGCATGTTCACTACCAGCATACTCACTAAGCCCTGAAATCCAAGACCGCATGCGTGACCAAGTAACTCGCATGGCATTAGAGCTTGGCGTTGTTGGCTTAATGAATACGCAGTTTGCTGTTAAAGATGGCGAAGTATACTTAATTGAAGTAAACCCACGTGCTGCACGTACTGTTCCTTTTGTGTCTAAAGCAACAGGTGTTGCACTTGCTAAAGTAGCGGCACGTTGTATGGCGGGTCAGTCTCTTGCAAGCCAAGGTGTAACGAAAGAAATCATTCCTCCATATTACAGCGTAAAAGAAGTTGTACTTCCGTTCGCTAAATTCCCTGGCGTTGACCCAATGCGTGGTCCTGAAATGCGTTCAACAGGTGAAGTTATGGGTGTAGGTGACACATTCGCTGACGCATTTGCTAAAGCACAGCTTGGTGCAGGTAACGTAATGCCTCGTGGTGGTCGTGCGTTACTATCCGTTCGTAACAGCGATAAAAAGCGTATTGTTGAATTAGCACGTACCATGCGTGATTTAGGCTTTGAGCTTGACGCAACTGGCGGCACAGCAAAAGCACTTGAAGATGCAGGCATTGAAGCGCGTCGTGTAAACAAAGTTTACGAAGGTCGTCCTCATATTCTTGACCGTATCAAGAATGGTGAGTACAGCTACATTGTAAACACCACTGAAGGTCGTCAAGCGATTGAAGACTCTAAAGTACTTCGTCGTGGTGCTCTGCAAGGTAAAGTAAACTACACAACAACGCTTAATGCCGCATTTGCTAACTGTAAAGCACATGCTGCTGATGACCGTTCAACGGTATCGTCGGTACAAGAGCTACACAAGCGTGTAAATTAA
- the carA gene encoding glutamine-hydrolyzing carbamoyl-phosphate synthase small subunit — MSKSALLVLEDGTVFRGTAIGAEGISVGEVVFNTSMTGYQEILTDPSYAEQIVTLTYPHIGNTGTNSEDEEASKIWAKGLVIRDLPLLASNFRNEQSLDEYLKSRNILGIADIDTRKLTRILRDKGAQNGCIIAGDVDEAKALEAAKAFPGLKGMDLAKVVCTKEQYTWNETSWTLGEGFKTLSDEDAKFHVVAYDFGVKRNILRMLVDRGCKLTVVPAQTPAADVLALNPDGIFLSNGPGDPAPCIYAIEAIKTFLETDTPIFGICLGHQLLALASGAQTVKMKFGHHGGNHPVKDLDRDVVMITAQNHGFAADQDTLPENLRATHVSLFDGTLQGIHRTDKPAFSFQGHPEASPGPHDAAPLFDHFIDLMQERK, encoded by the coding sequence TTGTCTAAATCCGCTCTGTTAGTCCTTGAAGACGGCACGGTATTTCGCGGTACTGCCATTGGTGCTGAGGGTATCTCAGTTGGTGAAGTAGTTTTTAATACTTCAATGACTGGATATCAAGAAATTTTAACCGATCCATCTTACGCTGAACAAATTGTTACTTTAACTTACCCACATATCGGTAACACAGGTACCAATAGCGAAGATGAAGAAGCTTCAAAAATTTGGGCTAAAGGCCTAGTTATTCGCGACCTTCCGCTGCTTGCAAGCAACTTCCGTAATGAGCAATCGTTAGATGAGTATCTTAAATCACGCAACATCCTAGGTATTGCTGATATTGATACGCGTAAGCTAACTCGTATTTTACGTGACAAAGGCGCACAAAACGGCTGTATCATCGCAGGTGATGTTGATGAAGCAAAAGCACTTGAAGCGGCAAAAGCATTCCCAGGCCTTAAAGGTATGGACCTTGCTAAAGTAGTGTGTACAAAAGAACAGTACACTTGGAACGAAACAAGTTGGACGTTGGGCGAAGGGTTTAAAACTCTGAGCGATGAAGATGCAAAATTCCACGTTGTGGCATACGACTTCGGTGTAAAACGTAACATTTTACGTATGTTAGTTGACCGCGGTTGTAAGTTAACTGTTGTACCAGCACAAACCCCTGCTGCTGACGTACTTGCACTTAACCCTGATGGCATCTTCTTATCAAATGGCCCTGGTGACCCAGCGCCGTGTATTTATGCAATTGAAGCAATTAAAACTTTCCTTGAAACAGATACACCAATTTTTGGTATTTGTTTAGGTCATCAGTTACTTGCTCTTGCTTCAGGCGCGCAGACAGTAAAAATGAAATTTGGTCACCACGGTGGTAACCACCCGGTTAAAGACCTAGACCGCGATGTGGTAATGATCACTGCGCAAAACCACGGTTTCGCGGCAGACCAAGACACACTTCCTGAAAATTTACGTGCAACGCACGTTTCATTATTCGACGGCACATTACAAGGTATTCACCGCACTGATAAGCCAGCGTTTAGCTTCCAAGGTCACCCTGAAGCAAGCCCAGGTCCTCACGATGCAGCACCGTTATTTGACCATTTCATCGACTTAATGCAAGAACGTAAATAA
- the dapB gene encoding 4-hydroxy-tetrahydrodipicolinate reductase yields MINIAVFGANGRMGRALCEASINNESTELVCAAVRANNELLGQAVKHFINQGDSTVTFSDETSVSADTDVIIDFTLPEGMKKHLAYAVAHNIPMVIGTTGLTADDMAELETAAKSIPIVFSRNYSVGINLLENLVKTAAKTLADDIDIEIFELHHKHKIDAPSGTALMIGEAIAEAKGWQHDEVAVFDRSKDEQAKSQKEIGYSVMRGGDIVGEHTAYFAADGERLELTHKASSRMTFAKGAVRAAAWLHNKPVGLYTMQDVLGFR; encoded by the coding sequence ATGATAAACATCGCAGTGTTTGGGGCGAATGGCCGAATGGGCCGCGCACTTTGTGAAGCAAGCATCAACAATGAGTCAACAGAATTAGTATGTGCCGCTGTGCGCGCTAACAATGAATTACTTGGACAAGCCGTTAAGCATTTCATTAACCAAGGCGACAGCACAGTTACCTTTAGTGATGAAACGAGTGTAAGCGCTGACACTGACGTAATTATTGATTTCACACTACCTGAAGGCATGAAAAAACACTTAGCCTACGCGGTGGCACATAATATTCCAATGGTAATTGGCACGACCGGTTTAACCGCGGATGATATGGCGGAGCTTGAAACTGCTGCAAAATCAATCCCAATTGTTTTTTCTCGCAATTACTCAGTTGGAATCAATTTACTTGAGAACCTGGTTAAAACTGCGGCAAAAACCTTGGCAGACGATATTGATATCGAAATTTTCGAATTGCACCACAAACATAAAATTGATGCGCCGTCTGGCACGGCATTAATGATTGGCGAAGCCATTGCTGAGGCAAAAGGCTGGCAACACGATGAAGTCGCAGTTTTTGACCGCTCAAAAGATGAACAGGCGAAAAGTCAAAAAGAAATTGGCTATTCTGTGATGCGTGGCGGCGATATAGTTGGTGAACATACGGCTTATTTTGCGGCTGACGGCGAAAGACTCGAACTTACTCATAAAGCAAGCTCTCGAATGACCTTTGCTAAAGGCGCTGTAAGGGCTGCGGCTTGGTTACATAATAAACCAGTTGGACTTTATACTATGCAAGATGTGCTTGGTTTTAGGTAG
- a CDS encoding Na+/H+ antiporter NhaC family protein yields MDTHINKTAAKLSLLPLLTFVGLFLGAGLYLQSQGVDYAFYQLPAPVAILPAILLAFLLNKKTINESVDTFIKGAGHNNIITMCLIYLLAGAFSTVAGATGGVDAVVNAGLDLVPPAFLLPGLFLISAVVSTAMGTSMGTIGAIGPIAYALSVKTGLDPALVAGTVVSGAMFGDNLSIISDTTIAATRTQGCEMKDKFRENLKIAVPAAALTVLLLAFLTPEPEIIDVKDYDLLLVLPYAFILVLAVAGLNVFVVLFSGIVFAGLMGFTGDYQGGQFVKDIYEGFKGMQEIFLLSMFIGGLSEFIRVNGGLDYIAHKIQKGTAVVAKWNRKVADQFGIAALVLTSNLCIANNTVSIIVAGPIAKKLAEDGNIPAKRSASLLDIFACVMQGSLPYGAQALLLGATFHITPWDVATSSYYCFILAFVALAIIAFYKRNEA; encoded by the coding sequence ATGGATACGCACATTAACAAAACCGCAGCAAAACTCTCGTTGCTGCCGTTACTTACATTTGTCGGCCTATTTTTAGGGGCGGGTTTATATTTGCAGTCGCAAGGCGTTGATTATGCGTTTTATCAATTGCCAGCGCCCGTAGCGATTTTACCTGCAATTTTACTGGCATTTTTACTCAATAAAAAAACTATTAACGAATCGGTAGACACCTTTATAAAGGGGGCGGGCCACAACAATATCATCACTATGTGTTTGATTTATCTGCTTGCTGGTGCGTTTTCAACGGTCGCAGGCGCGACTGGTGGTGTTGATGCTGTAGTAAACGCAGGCCTTGATTTAGTGCCTCCTGCGTTTTTATTGCCAGGCTTATTTTTAATCTCAGCAGTAGTGTCAACGGCAATGGGTACATCAATGGGTACGATTGGCGCCATTGGTCCAATTGCCTATGCACTCTCAGTCAAAACGGGGCTTGATCCTGCGCTTGTTGCCGGTACGGTAGTGTCAGGTGCAATGTTTGGCGACAACTTATCAATTATTTCAGATACCACGATTGCCGCTACGCGCACGCAAGGCTGTGAAATGAAAGATAAATTCCGCGAGAACCTAAAAATTGCCGTACCCGCCGCTGCGTTAACTGTATTACTGTTAGCCTTTTTAACGCCTGAACCTGAAATCATTGATGTTAAGGATTACGACTTATTATTAGTATTACCTTATGCATTTATTTTGGTGCTTGCAGTCGCAGGCTTGAATGTGTTTGTCGTGCTGTTTAGTGGCATTGTGTTTGCCGGTTTAATGGGCTTTACTGGTGACTACCAAGGTGGTCAATTTGTTAAAGATATTTACGAGGGCTTTAAAGGCATGCAAGAAATTTTCTTGTTGTCGATGTTTATTGGCGGCCTGTCTGAGTTTATTCGTGTAAATGGTGGCCTTGATTATATCGCTCACAAAATTCAAAAAGGCACTGCTGTTGTTGCTAAATGGAATCGTAAAGTAGCCGACCAGTTTGGTATTGCTGCGTTAGTACTTACTTCTAATTTATGTATTGCAAACAATACAGTATCAATTATTGTCGCAGGCCCAATTGCGAAAAAGCTTGCTGAAGACGGCAATATTCCGGCTAAACGCTCAGCAAGTTTGCTCGATATTTTCGCCTGTGTAATGCAAGGCAGTTTGCCATACGGTGCACAAGCACTATTACTTGGCGCAACTTTCCATATTACGCCTTGGGATGTTGCAACCAGCTCTTACTATTGCTTTATTTTAGCCTTTGTTGCGCTGGCAATAATTGCTTTTTATAAGCGCAACGAAGCCTAG
- a CDS encoding GrpB family protein, with protein sequence MIEFCSYKLVPASFNPWREEFLTVATHIMQRLDDPRFTFLHFGSSSFYVAGKGIIDISILYQPGELESAVEYIKQFGFVDQHSNKPFPATRPRKDIGVKYNGEVFNVHLHVIEHNSEEHLKQVAYKQHMLENPEDRAAYEAKKKAVLAEGNTVQDDYGKAKSPFVKDVLARLA encoded by the coding sequence ATGATTGAATTTTGTAGTTATAAATTAGTGCCAGCTAGCTTTAACCCTTGGCGAGAAGAATTTTTAACCGTCGCAACGCATATTATGCAACGCCTTGATGATCCTCGTTTTACCTTTTTACATTTTGGCTCGTCATCATTTTATGTTGCCGGCAAGGGCATCATTGATATTTCTATTTTATATCAACCAGGTGAATTGGAATCGGCAGTCGAATACATCAAGCAGTTTGGCTTTGTTGACCAACACAGTAATAAGCCTTTTCCAGCAACACGCCCGCGTAAAGACATAGGCGTTAAATATAATGGTGAAGTGTTTAATGTGCATTTACATGTTATTGAACACAATAGCGAAGAGCATTTAAAACAAGTCGCTTACAAACAACATATGCTCGAAAATCCAGAAGATAGAGCTGCTTATGAAGCAAAAAAGAAAGCGGTACTAGCTGAAGGTAATACCGTTCAAGATGACTACGGCAAAGCAAAATCGCCTTTTGTGAAAGACGTATTGGCACGTTTAGCGTAA
- a CDS encoding AraC family transcriptional regulator, producing the protein MRAFCEKVITPTDASWRYHKYLMPYLPFSWHYHPEYEICLTLNSKGMRHIGDHIEEYGELDLVFVGPNLPHTWQSEANQDGSEQIVYVAQIPVKWLDKLARDHKELQGLLPMLARSLKGIKYSKECAIEAKALFEAMDNAGATQRLFLLLDLLDKMQHDVEQVTLSTPMFAFGKQMEQDNGKLNQVIEFIYQHYTDNLYADQLAELAHMSTNHFHRYFKQRTECTLTEFINRLRIGKACKLLVTSSSPISVISDQCGFNNVSNFNRRFLAFKGCTPRKFRQQLINHNLIN; encoded by the coding sequence ATGCGTGCATTTTGCGAAAAGGTGATAACGCCTACCGATGCGTCATGGCGGTATCATAAATACCTGATGCCATATCTGCCGTTCAGTTGGCACTACCATCCTGAATATGAAATTTGCCTAACATTAAACAGTAAAGGTATGCGCCATATTGGCGATCATATTGAGGAATATGGTGAGCTAGATTTGGTTTTTGTCGGGCCTAATTTACCGCACACATGGCAATCTGAAGCAAACCAAGATGGCTCAGAGCAAATCGTGTATGTAGCGCAAATTCCCGTAAAATGGCTTGATAAGCTAGCGCGTGACCATAAAGAATTGCAAGGCTTACTGCCAATGTTAGCGCGTTCGCTAAAAGGCATTAAGTATTCAAAAGAATGCGCAATTGAAGCAAAAGCGTTATTTGAAGCTATGGATAATGCGGGGGCAACTCAGCGTTTGTTTTTATTACTCGATTTGCTAGATAAAATGCAGCACGACGTCGAACAAGTTACTTTATCAACCCCAATGTTCGCATTTGGTAAGCAGATGGAACAAGATAACGGCAAACTTAACCAAGTGATTGAGTTTATATACCAACACTACACAGATAATTTATACGCCGATCAACTTGCAGAACTGGCGCATATGTCAACCAACCACTTTCATCGCTATTTTAAACAGCGCACCGAATGCACGCTCACTGAGTTTATTAATCGTTTACGCATTGGTAAAGCGTGCAAGCTGTTGGTGACCAGTTCATCACCCATTTCGGTGATCAGCGACCAATGCGGTTTTAATAACGTGTCTAACTTTAATCGTCGTTTTCTAGCGTTTAAAGGATGTACGCCGCGTAAGTTTCGTCAACAACTCATTAACCACAACTTAATTAATTGA